One Lusitaniella coriacea LEGE 07157 DNA window includes the following coding sequences:
- a CDS encoding TIGR02452 family protein: MKILLNCPEYYDFHRAHKSLLYSNRIIYSPDFPVFKQDNGTFLDKPYLRVCS; the protein is encoded by the coding sequence ATGAAAATTCTTTTAAACTGTCCCGAATATTATGATTTTCATCGCGCTCATAAATCACTTTTGTATTCCAACCGAATCATTTATTCCCCTGATTTTCCGGTTTTCAAACAAGATAATGGGACGTTTTTAGATAAGCCCTACTTAAGGGTTTGCAGTTAA